GCCGCCACCAGCGGGGCGTAGACGGGCAGGGCAGAGGAGAGCACGCTCCACAGCGCGAGCAGGGTCAGGGTCCCCGTCGCCAGCCCGAAGGCCCCCACATGCACGTCGCGCAGGATCTCCAGGCGCCGCGCGGGCGTGGTCGCGGCGAACAGGGCGTCCCCGCTGTCCACCAGCCCGTCGAAGTGCAGCATCCCCGTCAGGGCCAGCCATGCGGCGAGCGCCAGCGCGGCCCGTACACCCCCCGGCAGGGGTAGCGGCAGCCAGAGGAGCAGCGCCACGAGACCCCCCACCGCGTACCCGGCGAGCGGGTAGTAGGCCGCCGCCCGCGCGAAGTCGCCCTCCCGGAGGTCCCCCGTGTGCGGCAGCGGCAGCGTGGTCAGGAAGGTCAGGGCCAGGTGCGCGGCCCGCACCTCCCGCCGCCAGGTCATGCGGTGGGCACCCCGGCCTCCGCGAAGGTCCGCATTTCCCGCAGGGTTGCGGCGGCCCCCCGCAGCAGCGGCGCGGCCAGCACCCCGCCCGTGCCCTCGCCCAGGCGCAGGCCCAGGCGGAACATGGGGCGCAGACCCAGGTGGGCGAGCTGCGCCGCGTGCCCGCGCTCGGCGCACTCGCCTGCCGGGAAGAGGTAATCGGCCAGCGCGGGCACGAGCGCCACGCCGACCAGGGCCGCGCTGCCCTCCACGAAGCCGTCGAGGATCACCGCGCGCCGCGAGGCCGCCGCCTGGAGCATCACGCCCAGCATCGCCGCGATCTCGAAGCCGCCGAACTCGGCCAGCACGTCCAGCGGGTCCGTCACGTCGCTGCGCCCCAGCGCCTCCCGGATCACGGCGACCTTGTGGGCCAGCGCCGCGCCGTCCACCCCGGTGCCGCGCCCGGTCACCTCGGCCGCGTCCAGCCGCAGCAGCCGGGCCGTGAGGGCGGCGGCGGGCGTGGTGTTGCCGATGCCCATCTCGCCCGGAATCAGGAGGTCGGCCCCGTCCTCGATG
The genomic region above belongs to Deinococcus gobiensis I-0 and contains:
- a CDS encoding adenosylcobinamide-GDP ribazoletransferase, whose product is MTWRREVRAAHLALTFLTTLPLPHTGDLREGDFARAAAYYPLAGYAVGGLVALLLWLPLPLPGGVRAALALAAWLALTGMLHFDGLVDSGDALFAATTPARRLEILRDVHVGAFGLATGTLTLLALWSVLSSALPVYAPLVAAVAARTALLLPLRLFPAARTGLAGKPSLGAQARGGPLWPALLLAAPTLLLPGAGAAWAWALGTTLLVSIFAARRLGGGLTGDSYGAAVTLAELAALCALAAGRS
- the cobT gene encoding nicotinate-nucleotide--dimethylbenzimidazole phosphoribosyltransferase; the protein is MTPELTELLRAVRPADEAAMQAARERQAQLTKPPGALGDLEALSVRLAGVFGTDRPDPQGVAVIVAAGDHGIAAEGVSAFPPEVTGAMVANFLADTPAGPGGAAVNALARSVGAQVYVMDAGVAAGLPEHPRLVRAAVRPGTRNLRREAAMTHAEAEALILAGAALARQAIEDGADLLIPGEMGIGNTTPAAALTARLLRLDAAEVTGRGTGVDGAALAHKVAVIREALGRSDVTDPLDVLAEFGGFEIAAMLGVMLQAAASRRAVILDGFVEGSAALVGVALVPALADYLFPAGECAERGHAAQLAHLGLRPMFRLGLRLGEGTGGVLAAPLLRGAAATLREMRTFAEAGVPTA